The Shewanella sp. NFH-SH190041 genome has a window encoding:
- the aroK gene encoding shikimate kinase AroK: protein MAEKRNIFLVGPMGAGKSTIGRHLAQMLHLEFHDSDQEIENRTGADIAWVFDVEGEEGFRRREAQVIADLTEKQGIVLATGGGSVQSKDIRNYLSARGIVVYLETTIDKQVARTQRDKRRPLLQVDDPREVLENLAEVRNPLYEEIADVIVKTDDQSAKVVANQIIEQLGF, encoded by the coding sequence ATGGCTGAAAAACGTAATATTTTTCTGGTAGGCCCGATGGGCGCAGGTAAAAGCACCATAGGTCGCCATCTGGCGCAGATGCTTCATTTAGAATTCCACGATTCAGATCAAGAGATCGAGAACCGTACAGGCGCTGACATTGCTTGGGTTTTTGATGTCGAAGGTGAAGAAGGCTTTCGCCGTCGTGAGGCTCAGGTCATCGCTGATTTGACTGAGAAACAAGGTATTGTTCTGGCTACCGGAGGCGGTTCTGTTCAGAGCAAAGATATCCGTAATTACCTATCTGCACGTGGTATTGTGGTATATCTGGAAACCACTATTGATAAGCAGGTTGCCCGTACCCAGCGTGATAAACGCCGTCCACTGTTACAGGTTGACGACCCACGTGAAGTGTTGGAAAACCTAGCTGAAGTCCGTAACCCTCTGTATGAGGAAATTGCAGACGTGATCGTTAAAACTGACGATCAAAGTGCCAAAGTGGTCGCTAATCAAATTATCGAGCAACTCGGCTTTTAA